Proteins encoded in a region of the Diospyros lotus cultivar Yz01 chromosome 9, ASM1463336v1, whole genome shotgun sequence genome:
- the LOC127809146 gene encoding protein JINGUBANG-like — protein MRNSRRGKMVTETNRSSTSQQQNSAEELSFSFGDSSEAIIPIPCNILDASPDRLLKGDSPSMSKSPWSSHVADQVQSNDCSYTGLMGSLVREEGHVYSLATSGDLLYTGSDSKNIRVWKNQKEFSGFKSNSGLVKAIVISGERIFTGHQDGKIRLWKVCAKNPSLHKRVGTLPTLKAFIKSSINPNNYVEVRRNRNAVWIKHFDAISCLSLNEDETLLYSASWDKTMKVWSLPNSKCLESIYVHDDAVNAVVAGFDGLVFTGSADGSVKVWRREWQGKGTKHFFSQNLLKQDSAVTALTVDPSARFLYCGSSDGLVNFWERRKFLSHGGHLRGHKLAVLCLATAGNLVFSGSADTKICVWSREPEGGHICLSVFTGHSGPVKCLAVEEDQGAAAGSNGACILYSGSLDKSVKIWRVSPRMKEMHPQQQQ, from the coding sequence AGCCATCATCCCTATCCCTTGTAATATTCTCGATGCATCGCCTGATCGGCTACTTAAGGGCGACAGCCCTTCAATGTCAAAGTCTCCGTGGTCTTCTCATGTAGCTGATCAGGTGCAGTCCAATGATTGTTCTTACACAGGCCTAATGGGTTCTCTTGTCCGCGAAGAAGGCCACGTTTATTCACTGGCTACTTCTGGCGATTTGCTCTACACAGGATCCGATAGCAAGAACATCCGGGTATGGAAGAACCAGAAGGAATTTTCGGGCTTCAAATCCAACAGTGGGCTGGTTAAAGCCATTGTTATTTCAGGCGAGAGGATCTTTACGGGCCATCAAGACGGGAAGATCCGACTCTGGAAGGTCTGTGCGAAGAACCCGAGCCTTCACAAGCGGGTCGGGACTTTACCCACCTTGAAGGCCTTCATCAAGAGCTCCATCAACCCCAACAATTACGTCGAAGTGAGGAGGAACCGCAACGCCGTGTGGATAAAACATTTCGATGCCATTTCGTGTCTCAGCTTGAACGAAGACGAGACCCTTCTCTACTCCGCTTCCTGGGACAAAACCATGAAGGTTTGGAGTTTGCCCAACTCCAAGTGCTTGGAGTCGATCTATGTTCACGACGATGCAGTTAACGCCGTTGTTGCTGGCTTCGATGGCTTAGTCTTTACAGGCTCTGCGGATGGCAGCGTCAAAGTATGGCGAAGAGAGTGGCAAGGAAAGGGAACCAAACACTTCTTTTCGCAAAATTTGTTGAAGCAAGACTCCGCTGTGACGGCTTTGACAGTTGACCCGTCGGCCAGGTTTCTTTACTGTGGCTCGTCGGACGGCCTTGTTAACTTCTGGGAACGTCGGAAATTTCTCTCGCACGGCGGCCACTTGAGGGGCCACAAGCTTGCTGTTCTATGCTTGGCTACGGCTGGTAACTTGGTGTTCAGTGGATCGGCTGATACGAAAATATGCGTGTGGAGTAGAGAGCCGGAGGGCGGCCACATCTGCTTGTCTGTGTTCACAGGGCACAGTGGGCCGGTTAAGTGTTTGGCTGTTGAAGAAGATCAAGGAGCAGCAGCGGGTAGCAATGGGGCTTGCATCCTGTACAGTGGCAGCCTCGATAAGTCAGTGAAGATATGGCGAGTGTCACCAAGAATGAAAGAGATGCACCCACAACAACAACAGTAA
- the LOC127810013 gene encoding extra-large guanine nucleotide-binding protein 1, protein MPPEGPTLADNGVEYSFAIEYHGPPITHDLPRAVPINMETIPVASMVARVPEKLSLPVVQPIVAPDSQFSKELKSVSVSESTVSPTSVIAFELGTGDPDDSKELALGSETTVSPSSVVAFEETTALSVGFSSHSNFDFPKCSGEFSDVVPCLTGLGSSSISQEHSHEEGSSGALGFSDSFDKSRDLSEQYTAQRVSNGCKDSLDFNDLSQPDWASGESVLSFDYPSSQVSSRRIADCNNEPTYDIRRTPVVTFCDIESDEGGFEQEFNHSKPDVVRSKREPLVKSKKGACYRCFKGNRFTEKEVCVVCDAKYCSNCVLRAMGSMPEGRKCVTCIGSPIDESKRGNLGKCSRMLKRLLNDLEIRQIMKAEKLCEVNQLPPEYIYVNCKPLCQEELSLLQACLNPPKKLKPGRYWYDKVSGLWGKEGQKPSEIISPHLNVGGPIRVDASNGTTQVFINGREITKVELRMLQLAGVQCAGNPHFWVNEDGSYQEEGQKNTRGYIWGKAGTKLVCAVLSLPVPSKSANPCGEQVSNVVSRSLPDYLEQRSLQKLLLIGYNGSGTSTIFKQAKILYKDVPFSEDERENIKLVIQSNVYHYLGVLLEGRERFEDESLNKMIRNQSADEAGPSGGNIDINDGRAMYSICPRLKAFSDWLLKIMVSGNLEAIFPASTREYAPLVEELWNDAAIHATYKRRSELEHLPSVASYFLERAVDMLRPDYVPSDVDILYAEGVTSSNGLACLDFSFPQPAAGIDTDIDTADQHDSLLRYQLIRVQARGFGENCKWLDMFDDVRIVIFCVALSDYDQYVIDGDGAQVNKMLLSKKFFENMVTHPTFEQMDFLLILNKFDLFEEKVERVPLSACDWFDDFHPVVSRHRSSSNSNSINSSPSLGQLAFHYVAVKFKRFYSSLTDRKLYVAPVKGLELSSVNDALKYAREILKWDDERPNFSLSEYSFYSTEASSFSH, encoded by the exons ATGCCGCCGGAAGGGCCGACCTTGGCTGATAATGGAGTCGAGTATTCGTTTGCAATTGAGTACCATGGCCCTCCCATTACCCACGATCTTCCCCGAGCCGTTCCCATCAACATGGAAACCATTCCTGTGGCTTCTATGGTTGCCCGGGTCCCCGAAAAATTGTCCTTGCCGGTTGTCCAACCTATTGTCGCGCCTGATAGTCAGTTCTCGAAAGAGTTGAAATCGGTTTCCGTTTCTGAGTCCACTGTTTCTCCTACTTCTGTGATAGCCTTTGAGCTGGGAACTGGAGATCCTGATGACTCTAAAGAATTAGCTTTAGGGTCTGAAACCACCGTCTCTCCGAGCTCTGTTGTTGCGTTTGAGGAGACAACTGCTTTGTCCGTTGGGTTCAGCAGCCACAGTAATTTCGACTTCCCAAAGTGCTCTGGAGAGTTTTCTGACGTGGTTCCTTGCTTAACTGGGCTAGGCTCTTCCTCCATTAGTCAGGAGCACTCGCACGAGGAAGGGAGCTCTGGTGCTTTAGGATTTTCAGATAGTTTCGATAAATCTAGGGATTTATCGGAACAATATACTGCACAGCGGGTTTCCAATGGTTGCAAAGATAGTTTAGATTTCAATGATTTGAGCCAGCCTGATTGGGCATCAGGCGAGTCAGTCTTGAGCTTTGATTATCCATCTTCTCAGGTTTCTTCTCGGAGGATCGCCGATTGCAATAATGAACCCACTTATGACATAAGACGGACTCCTGTTGTAACTTTCTGTGATATTGAGTCAGATGAGGGAGGTTTTGAGCAGGAATTTAATCATTCCAAACCTGATGTTGTCCGATCGAAAAGAGAACCTTTGGTTAAGTCAAAGAAAGGAGCATGCTATCGGTGCTTTAAAGGAAACAGGTTCACTGAAAAGGAGGTATGTGTTGTTTGTGATGCAAAGTATTGTAGTAACTGTGTGCTCAGAGCTATGGGGTCTATGCCAGAAGGAAGAAAGTGTGTTACGTGCATAGGCAGTCCCATTGATGAGTCAAAAAGAGGGAACTTGGGGAAATGCTCGCGAATGCTCAAGAGACTGCTTAATGACTTGGAGATTCGACAAATAATGAAGGCTGAGAAGTTGTGTGAAGTTAATCAGCTGCCTCCAGAGTATATTTATGTGAATTGTAAGCCTTTGTGTCAGGAGGAGCTTTCTTTGTTGCAGGCTTGCCTAAACCCGCCAAAGAAGCTGAAACCAGGGCGCTATTGGTATGATAAAGTATCTGGTCTTTGGGGAAAG GAAGGACAGAAGCCTTCTGAAATTATTAGCCCGCATCTGAATGTTGGGGGTCCCATCAGGGTGGATGCTAGCAATGGAACCACTCAAGTTTTTATAAATGGCCGGGAGATCACAAAAGTAGAGCTACGGATGTTACAG CTTGCCGGAGTCCAATGCGCTGGCAACCCGCACTTCTGGGTGAATGAGGATGGTTCGTACCAGGAAGAGGGACAGAAGAATACAAGAGGTTACATCTGGGGAAAG GCAGGGACAAAGTTGGTTTGTGCTGTGTTATCCCTTCCAGTTCCTTCTAAGTCTGCAAATCCTTGTGGAGAACAAGTGAGTAATGTGGTTAGCCGATCATTGCCTGACTATCTTGAGCAAAGAAGCCTTCAGAAACTTCTTTTAATTGGGTATAATGGATCTGGTACAAGTACTATATTTAAGCAG GCTAAGATCCTTTATAAAGATGTCCCCTTCTCAGAAGATGAACGTGAAAATATCAAATTAGTGATCCAGAGTAATGTGTATCACTACCTTGGTGTACTTCTTGAGGGCCGTGAGCGCTTTGAAGATGAAAGCTTGAATAAGATGATCAGAAATCAGTCTGCTGATGAAGCTGGTCCCTCAG GAGGAAATATTGATATCAATGATGGCAGAGCCATGTATTCCATTTGTCCAAGGTTGAAAGCATTCTCTGATTGGCTTCTCAAAATTATGGTATCGGGCAATTTGGAAGCCATTTTCCCAGCTTCCACCAGGGAGTATGCACCATTAGTTGAGGAGCTGTGGAATGATGCTGCCATTCATGCAACATACAAACGAAGAAGTGAACTAGAACATCTTCCTAGTGTTGCCAGTTATTTCTTAGAGCGG GCAGTTGATATGTTGAGACCAGATTATGTACCGTCAGATGTAGACATCCTATATGCTGAGGGTGTTACTTCATCCAATGGGCTCGCTTGTTTGGACTTTTCATTTCCCCAGCCAGCTGCGGGCATTGACACTGACATTGATACTGCTGACCAACATGACTCTCTGCTCAG GTACCAATTAATCAGAGTACAAGCAAGAGGTTTTGGAGAAAATTGCAAGTGGTTGGATATGTTTGATGATGTTCGAATTGTCATTTTTTGTGTCGCTTTGAGTGACTATGACCAATATGTTATTGATGGAGATGGCGCTCAGGTGAACAAGATGTTGTTGAGCAAGAAGTTTTTTGAGAACATGGTTACTCATCCAACTTTTGAGCAGATGGACTTCCTTcttattcttaacaaatttGATCTGTTTGAGGAAAAGGTAGAACGAGTTCCTCTGAGTGCGTGTGACTGGTTTGATGACTTTCATCCAGTGGTGAGCCGTCACCGTTCCAGTAGCAACAGCAACAGTATCAACAGTAGCCCCTCCCTTGGACAACTAGCTTTCCATTATGTTGCAGTTAAGTTCAAGAGGTTCTATTCATCCCTCACTGATAGGAAGTTGTATGTTGCTCCGGTAAAAGGTCTGGAGCTTAGCAGTGTTAACGACGCTCTTAAGTATGCAAGGGAGATTCTGAAGTGGGACGATGAGAGACCCAACTTCAGTTTGAGTGAGTACTCATTTTATAGCACTGAAGCAAGCTCCTTCTCTCATTGA